From Micromonospora nigra, one genomic window encodes:
- a CDS encoding SIS domain-containing protein — MIDGTAGVSGHRHADESLLDNPDALAERDPGGMLRHTASGGAQVRESAALAAEANLQVLADDGRPRAVVIAGIGTAGRTGDVLATVAGPRCPVPVIPHRSAGVPGWVGAADVVIAVSASGRSPEALGAAEAAHRRGARLVAVGAPDSQLQSVAERARAPFIPVPRRAPARASLWALTVPVLLAARALGLVKVNEADLAETAARLDAEADRCRPTAESFVNPAKSLALGLAGSVPIVWGSSPLATVAARRFGDTLSANARYPVVSGALGEAGRGRVGLLDGVFGGLAEGERDIFADPDESDEDGTRLRLVLLRDGGLNAEDDTDEPLAVEERRADAVQTLAERRGVRCDVVTAEGGSALERLASLVAVPDFASIYLALAHGLDPMAVPAITEMKELANP, encoded by the coding sequence ATGATCGACGGTACGGCCGGCGTCAGCGGCCACCGCCACGCCGACGAGTCCCTTCTCGACAACCCGGACGCGCTCGCCGAGCGGGATCCGGGAGGCATGCTGCGACACACCGCCTCGGGCGGCGCGCAGGTGCGTGAGTCGGCCGCGCTGGCCGCCGAGGCGAACCTCCAGGTGCTCGCCGACGACGGGCGGCCCCGGGCGGTCGTCATCGCCGGTATCGGCACCGCCGGCCGGACGGGGGACGTGCTCGCCACGGTCGCCGGGCCGCGCTGCCCGGTGCCGGTCATCCCGCACCGCAGCGCCGGCGTGCCCGGCTGGGTCGGTGCCGCCGACGTGGTCATCGCCGTCAGCGCGTCGGGGCGCAGCCCGGAGGCACTGGGCGCGGCCGAGGCGGCGCACCGGCGGGGGGCCCGGCTGGTCGCGGTCGGCGCGCCGGACTCGCAGTTGCAGTCGGTGGCCGAGCGGGCCCGCGCCCCGTTCATCCCGGTGCCCCGACGGGCTCCGGCCCGGGCCAGTCTGTGGGCGCTCACGGTGCCGGTGCTGCTCGCCGCCCGTGCGCTCGGGCTGGTCAAGGTCAACGAGGCGGACCTGGCGGAGACCGCGGCCCGGCTGGACGCGGAAGCCGACCGCTGCCGGCCCACCGCCGAGTCGTTCGTCAACCCGGCGAAGTCGCTGGCGCTGGGTCTGGCCGGTTCGGTCCCGATCGTCTGGGGCTCGTCACCGCTGGCCACGGTGGCGGCCCGCCGCTTCGGTGACACGCTGTCAGCCAACGCCCGCTACCCCGTGGTCAGTGGGGCGCTGGGCGAGGCCGGCCGGGGCCGGGTCGGTCTGCTCGACGGCGTCTTCGGTGGTCTGGCGGAGGGGGAGCGGGACATCTTCGCCGACCCGGACGAGTCCGACGAAGACGGCACCCGGCTGCGGTTGGTGCTGCTGCGGGACGGCGGCCTGAACGCCGAGGACGACACCGACGAGCCGCTGGCCGTGGAGGAGCGCCGCGCGGACGCGGTGCAGACCCTCGCCGAGCGGCGCGGGGTGCGTTGCGACGTGGTGACGGCCGAGGGCGGGTCGGCGTTGGAGCGCCTCGCCTCGCTGGTGGCCGTACCGGACTTCGCGTCGATCTACCTCGCCCTGGCCCACGGCCTCGACCCGATGGCGGTGCCGGCGATCACCGAGATGAAGGAGCTGGCCAACCCGTGA
- the manA gene encoding mannose-6-phosphate isomerase, class I: protein MELLHGPIRDYAWGSRTAIAALQERPVPSEGPEAELWLGAHPGAPATVGRAGGGVALTDLLAGEPGPWLGERVLDRFGPRLPFLLKVLAADAPLSLQAHPDAEQARIGYAADSARRDGGPRNYVDPYHKPELLVALSPTEALCGFRDPAAAAEAIAAFGVPELGPVVSALRAGPAGLAEAVRRLLTWPTGQRDALVSAVVAAPVGGGDAELARTLAAAYPGDPGVLVALLLNRVRLAPGEAIWMPAGNLHAYLRGTGVEIMAASDNVLRGGLTPKHVDVAELLRVLRFEVLDDPVVRPRPEAPGVVTWPVPVDDFALRRVTVSAERPGVTVPVVGPRVVLCTSGEVSVGDDVAAVVLRPGRAAVGAAAGGPLVVGGVGEAYVATTGLH from the coding sequence GTGGAGTTGCTGCACGGCCCGATCAGGGACTACGCCTGGGGATCCCGCACGGCGATCGCCGCATTGCAGGAGCGGCCGGTGCCCAGCGAGGGCCCGGAGGCCGAGCTGTGGCTGGGTGCGCACCCCGGCGCGCCCGCGACGGTCGGGCGTGCCGGTGGTGGGGTCGCGCTGACCGACCTGCTGGCGGGGGAGCCGGGGCCGTGGCTGGGTGAGCGGGTGCTCGACCGGTTCGGCCCCCGGCTGCCGTTCCTGCTCAAGGTGCTCGCCGCCGACGCGCCCCTGAGTCTCCAGGCCCATCCGGACGCCGAACAGGCCCGCATCGGATACGCCGCCGACAGCGCCCGCCGCGACGGGGGGCCCCGCAACTACGTCGACCCGTACCACAAGCCGGAGCTGCTGGTCGCGTTGTCGCCGACGGAGGCGCTGTGTGGTTTCCGGGATCCGGCGGCGGCGGCGGAGGCGATCGCCGCGTTCGGCGTACCGGAGCTGGGGCCGGTGGTGTCGGCGTTGCGTGCCGGGCCGGCGGGCCTGGCCGAGGCGGTGCGCCGTCTGCTGACCTGGCCGACCGGGCAGCGGGACGCGCTGGTGTCGGCGGTGGTCGCCGCCCCGGTCGGGGGCGGGGACGCGGAGCTGGCGCGGACGCTGGCGGCGGCGTACCCGGGCGATCCGGGGGTGTTGGTGGCGTTGCTGCTGAACCGGGTGCGGCTGGCCCCGGGGGAGGCGATCTGGATGCCGGCGGGCAACCTGCACGCCTACCTGCGGGGCACCGGCGTCGAGATCATGGCGGCGAGTGACAACGTGCTGCGGGGCGGGTTGACGCCGAAGCACGTGGACGTGGCCGAGCTGCTGCGGGTGCTGCGCTTCGAGGTGCTCGACGATCCGGTGGTGCGACCGCGCCCGGAGGCGCCGGGGGTGGTGACGTGGCCGGTGCCGGTCGACGACTTCGCGTTGCGCCGGGTCACCGTGAGCGCGGAGCGGCCCGGGGTGACGGTGCCCGTGGTCGGCCCTCGGGTGGTGCTGTGCACGTCCGGCGAGGTGTCGGTGGGCGACGACGTCGCCGCGGTGGTGCTGCGTCCGGGGCGGGCGGCGGTCGGCGCGGCGGCCGGTGGGCCGCTGGTGGTCGGCGGCGTGGGCGAGGCGTACGTCGCCACCACCGGGCTGCACTGA
- the ahcY gene encoding adenosylhomocysteinase yields MTSTLPASASGTPSEARPRTLAEGDYKVADLSLAEFGRKEIQLAEHEMPGLMAIRREFADAQPLAGARITGSLHMTIQTAVLIETLVALGAQVRWASCNIFSTQDHAAAAIVVGPDGTPESPAGVPVYAWKGETLEEYWWCTEQVLAWPDGQGPNMILDDGGDATLLVHKGVEFEKAGVVPPVESADSEEYAVILGVLHRSLAEDGQRWTRIASGIKGVTEETTTGVHRLYEMHRAGTLLFPAINVNDSVTKSKFDNKYGCRHSLIDGINRATDVLIGGKMAVVLGYGDVGKGCAESLRGQGARVVVTEVDPICALQAAMDGYQVATLEDVVEIADIFITATGCYDVITNEHMARMKHQAIVGNIGHFDNEIDMAGLAKRSDVERVNIKPQVDLWRFADGHAIIVLSEGRLLNLGNATGHPSFVMSNSFANQTIAQIELYTKTDDYPIGVYVLPKHLDEKVARLHLGALGAKLSTLTKEQAAYLGVSVEGPFKPDHYRY; encoded by the coding sequence ATGACCAGCACCCTCCCGGCGTCCGCCAGTGGCACGCCGTCCGAGGCCCGGCCGCGCACCCTCGCCGAGGGCGACTACAAGGTGGCGGATCTGTCGCTCGCCGAGTTCGGGCGCAAGGAGATCCAGCTCGCCGAGCACGAGATGCCCGGTCTGATGGCGATCCGCCGCGAGTTCGCCGACGCGCAGCCCCTGGCCGGGGCGCGGATCACCGGGTCGCTGCACATGACGATCCAGACCGCCGTGCTCATCGAGACCCTGGTCGCGCTCGGCGCGCAGGTCCGCTGGGCGTCGTGCAACATCTTCTCCACCCAGGACCACGCCGCCGCCGCGATCGTGGTCGGCCCGGACGGCACCCCCGAATCCCCGGCCGGTGTTCCGGTGTACGCCTGGAAGGGCGAGACGCTGGAGGAGTACTGGTGGTGCACCGAGCAGGTGCTCGCCTGGCCCGACGGGCAGGGCCCGAACATGATCCTGGACGACGGTGGCGACGCCACCCTGCTCGTCCACAAGGGTGTCGAGTTCGAGAAGGCCGGCGTCGTCCCGCCGGTCGAGTCCGCCGACTCCGAGGAGTACGCCGTCATCCTCGGTGTGCTGCACCGCAGCCTCGCCGAGGACGGTCAGCGGTGGACCCGGATCGCGTCCGGTATCAAGGGCGTGACCGAGGAGACCACCACCGGCGTGCACCGGCTCTACGAGATGCACCGGGCCGGCACGCTGCTGTTCCCGGCCATCAACGTCAACGACTCGGTGACCAAGAGCAAGTTCGACAACAAGTACGGCTGCCGCCACTCGCTCATCGACGGCATCAACCGGGCCACCGACGTGCTGATCGGTGGGAAGATGGCGGTCGTGCTCGGCTACGGTGACGTGGGCAAGGGCTGCGCGGAGTCGCTGCGCGGCCAGGGTGCCCGGGTCGTGGTGACCGAGGTCGACCCGATCTGTGCCCTCCAGGCGGCCATGGACGGCTACCAGGTCGCCACCCTGGAGGACGTGGTCGAGATCGCCGACATCTTCATCACGGCGACCGGCTGCTACGACGTCATCACCAACGAGCACATGGCCCGGATGAAGCACCAGGCCATCGTCGGCAACATCGGCCACTTCGACAACGAGATCGACATGGCCGGCCTGGCCAAGCGTTCCGACGTCGAGCGGGTCAACATCAAGCCGCAGGTCGACCTGTGGCGCTTCGCCGATGGCCACGCCATCATCGTGCTGTCCGAGGGGCGCCTGCTGAACCTCGGCAACGCCACCGGCCACCCGAGCTTCGTCATGTCGAACTCGTTCGCCAACCAGACGATCGCCCAGATCGAGCTGTACACCAAGACCGACGACTACCCGATCGGCGTCTACGTGCTGCCCAAGCACCTCGACGAGAAGGTCGCCCGGCTCCACCTGGGCGCGCTCGGCGCGAAGCTGAGCACCCTCACCAAGGAGCAGGCCGCCTACCTCGGCGTCTCCGTCGAGGGCCCGTTCAAGCCGGACCACTACCGCTACTGA
- a CDS encoding RDD family protein has product MSAQPRPRPVPGWGDAGLVSGDAVGLDVRAARIGSRVLALLLDILLQALAALLLVAVAGMALAAMPYGLLDGALSNAALTVGLVLVLVGYPVLFERLNDGRTPGKMAVGLRVVSVDGARVGLRQSLTRALVGVAVEWPGLILPLLSWVAGVTVMLSDRRGRRLGDLVAGTQVVHVRTAAAWRPVPTAVPALAGWAYTLDLSRLDDALALAARQYLARIHQFAEPARGLLARGLWTEVAAVTTPPPPAGMPEPVYLAAVLGERHRRARERLGHERAVMARLWPELTPAPPPAPDPAPTPATPLWVRPAVPPHPVPPASGVQRTVPPQSVPAGPPQGGPPDPAGPPGAGAAEVGAAGVSAAGVGGAEVSAAGVGGAHPVEVAAPADPGVAEGRRR; this is encoded by the coding sequence GTGAGCGCACAACCACGACCCCGGCCGGTGCCCGGCTGGGGTGACGCCGGCCTGGTCAGCGGGGATGCTGTCGGGTTGGACGTGCGGGCGGCCCGGATCGGATCCCGGGTGCTCGCCCTGCTGCTCGACATCCTGCTCCAGGCGCTGGCCGCGCTCCTGCTGGTGGCGGTCGCCGGGATGGCGCTCGCCGCGATGCCGTACGGGCTGCTCGACGGCGCACTGAGCAACGCGGCGCTGACGGTCGGGCTGGTCCTGGTGCTCGTCGGTTACCCGGTGCTGTTCGAGCGGCTCAACGACGGCCGGACCCCGGGCAAGATGGCCGTGGGACTGCGTGTGGTCAGCGTGGACGGCGCGCGGGTCGGGCTGCGCCAGTCCCTGACCCGGGCCCTGGTCGGGGTGGCCGTGGAGTGGCCCGGTCTGATCCTGCCGCTGCTGTCGTGGGTGGCCGGGGTGACGGTGATGCTGAGCGATCGGCGTGGCCGCCGGCTCGGCGACCTGGTCGCCGGCACCCAGGTGGTGCACGTTCGCACGGCGGCGGCCTGGCGGCCGGTGCCGACGGCGGTGCCGGCGCTGGCCGGTTGGGCGTACACCCTGGATCTGAGCCGTCTCGACGACGCCCTGGCGCTCGCCGCCCGGCAGTACCTGGCGCGGATCCACCAGTTCGCCGAGCCGGCGCGCGGGCTGCTCGCCCGGGGGCTGTGGACGGAGGTCGCCGCCGTGACGACTCCGCCGCCCCCGGCCGGCATGCCGGAGCCGGTGTACCTGGCCGCGGTGCTCGGGGAGCGGCACCGCCGGGCCCGCGAGCGGCTGGGCCACGAGCGGGCCGTGATGGCACGACTGTGGCCGGAGCTGACGCCCGCGCCGCCACCCGCCCCCGACCCGGCCCCCACCCCCGCCACGCCCCTGTGGGTACGCCCGGCCGTCCCGCCGCACCCGGTGCCGCCGGCATCCGGTGTGCAGCGGACCGTTCCCCCGCAGTCCGTCCCGGCCGGCCCGCCGCAGGGAGGCCCGCCCGATCCCGCCGGCCCACCCGGAGCCGGCGCGGCGGAGGTCGGCGCCGCGGGGGTCAGCGCGGCGGGGGTCGGCGGTGCGGAGGTCAGCGCGGCGGGGGTCGGCGGTGCGCACCCGGTCGAGGTTGCCGCCCCGGCGGATCCGGGCGTGGCCGAGGGGCGGCGGCGGTGA
- a CDS encoding stage II sporulation protein M, whose translation MDLDAYVAEHGGQWRRLEHLVDRARLDAAEVDELVVLYQRVSTHLSVLRSRSPDPALVSQLSQLVLRARARLTVRPRASWAAVGRFLLVGFPGAVWRAWPWWCAVATGFTVLSFALIWFVADNPDAVPALVGEEAAAHLVESGFAGYYTEFSAPTFAFHLWTHNAWLAAQCLAAGVLIVPVGYLLWQNALNIGVVGGVMVAYGRADVFFGLITPHGLLELTGVFVAAGVGLRIGWSWIAPPAQLSRGAAVARAGRDGIVVAVGLVGVFAVSALVEAFVTPAAVPVPLRVAVGAAVWVAFLTYVVVLGRRAPGPADHDGADVLDPVSAR comes from the coding sequence GTGGATCTCGACGCGTACGTCGCGGAGCATGGCGGGCAGTGGCGACGGCTGGAGCACCTCGTCGACCGGGCCCGGCTCGACGCCGCCGAGGTGGACGAGCTGGTGGTCCTCTACCAGCGGGTGAGCACCCACCTGTCCGTGCTGCGCAGTCGTTCGCCCGACCCGGCGCTGGTCAGCCAGCTCTCCCAGCTGGTGCTGCGGGCCCGGGCCCGGCTGACCGTGCGACCCCGCGCGTCCTGGGCGGCGGTCGGCCGGTTCCTGCTGGTCGGCTTCCCCGGCGCGGTGTGGCGGGCCTGGCCGTGGTGGTGCGCGGTGGCGACCGGCTTCACGGTGCTGTCGTTCGCCCTCATCTGGTTCGTGGCCGACAACCCCGACGCCGTGCCCGCGCTGGTCGGCGAGGAGGCCGCCGCGCACCTGGTGGAGTCCGGGTTCGCCGGCTACTACACGGAGTTCTCCGCGCCCACGTTCGCCTTCCACCTGTGGACGCACAACGCCTGGCTGGCGGCCCAGTGTCTGGCGGCGGGGGTGCTGATCGTGCCGGTGGGCTACCTGCTGTGGCAGAACGCGCTCAACATCGGCGTCGTCGGCGGCGTGATGGTCGCCTACGGCCGGGCCGACGTGTTCTTCGGCCTGATCACCCCGCACGGGCTGCTGGAGTTGACCGGCGTGTTCGTGGCCGCCGGCGTGGGTCTGCGGATCGGCTGGTCGTGGATCGCGCCGCCGGCCCAGCTGAGCCGGGGGGCCGCGGTCGCCCGCGCGGGGCGGGACGGGATCGTCGTCGCGGTGGGGCTGGTCGGCGTGTTCGCGGTCTCCGCGCTGGTCGAGGCGTTCGTGACGCCGGCTGCCGTGCCCGTGCCGCTGCGCGTCGCCGTCGGCGCGGCCGTCTGGGTGGCCTTCCTGACCTACGTGGTGGTCCTCGGCCGGCGCGCCCCCGGCCCCGCCGACCACGACGGTGCCGACGTCCTCGACCCCGTCAGCGCCCGCTGA
- a CDS encoding DUF58 domain-containing protein — protein sequence MTWRAAALLAAGALTLPAWPSPFVGVAVMTAALLVLLAVDHALAVPPAAVLAERHGDRTVRLGGTATVTLVLHHTSGRTLRARVRDAWPPSAGAHPDVPPNRLVRVAPGEAVALPSRLTPIRRGDRTAAAVTVRSVGPLGLAFRQRAGRPATPPWTLRVLPRFDSRRHLPERLARLRVIAGTQVTRGRGQGTEFDTLREYVVGDDVRSIDWRASARRADVMVRTWRPERDRRVVCVLDTGRTSAVRVGDLPRLDTAIDAALLLTALAGRAGDRVDLLAADAVLRASVTGAGGAGLARVVHELAPLQPALVETDFRLIAGELLRRRHPRSLVVLFTALEPGPLGEGLLPVLPRLAARHTVLVAGIQDPLLTALTVAPPTRPEDAYAAAAAWRTVAERDRLRAALARHQVTVVDAPAPALAPALADTYLRLKAQGRL from the coding sequence ATGACCTGGCGGGCGGCGGCGCTGCTGGCGGCGGGCGCGCTGACCCTGCCGGCCTGGCCGTCGCCGTTCGTCGGGGTGGCGGTGATGACCGCCGCCCTGCTGGTGCTGCTCGCCGTGGACCACGCGTTGGCCGTCCCGCCCGCCGCGGTGCTCGCCGAGCGCCACGGCGACCGCACGGTGCGGCTGGGGGGCACGGCGACGGTCACACTGGTCCTGCACCACACCTCGGGCCGGACGCTGCGCGCCAGGGTCCGCGACGCGTGGCCGCCGTCGGCCGGCGCCCACCCCGACGTGCCGCCGAACCGGCTCGTGCGGGTCGCCCCCGGGGAGGCGGTGGCCCTGCCCAGCCGGCTGACCCCGATCCGGCGCGGTGACCGGACGGCCGCCGCTGTCACCGTCCGCTCGGTGGGTCCGCTGGGCCTGGCGTTCCGGCAGCGCGCCGGCCGGCCGGCCACCCCGCCGTGGACGCTGCGGGTGCTGCCCCGCTTCGACTCCCGCCGACACCTGCCGGAACGGCTGGCCCGCCTGCGGGTCATCGCCGGCACCCAGGTAACCCGGGGACGCGGTCAGGGCACCGAGTTCGACACCCTGCGCGAGTACGTGGTCGGCGACGACGTGCGGTCCATCGACTGGCGGGCCAGCGCCCGCCGGGCCGACGTGATGGTGCGCACCTGGCGACCCGAGCGGGACCGGCGGGTCGTCTGCGTGCTCGACACGGGCCGCACCTCCGCCGTCCGGGTCGGCGACCTGCCCCGGCTGGACACCGCCATCGACGCGGCGCTGCTGCTCACCGCGCTGGCCGGCCGGGCCGGCGACCGGGTCGACCTGCTCGCCGCCGACGCGGTGCTGCGCGCGTCGGTGACCGGCGCGGGTGGGGCGGGGCTCGCCCGGGTGGTGCACGAGCTGGCGCCGTTGCAGCCGGCCCTGGTCGAGACGGACTTCCGGCTGATCGCCGGGGAGCTGCTGCGCCGCCGGCACCCGCGCAGCCTGGTCGTGCTGTTCACCGCGCTGGAGCCGGGGCCGCTCGGCGAGGGCCTGCTGCCGGTGCTGCCCCGCCTCGCGGCCCGGCACACCGTGCTGGTCGCGGGGATCCAGGATCCGCTGCTGACCGCGTTGACGGTCGCGCCGCCGACCCGCCCCGAGGACGCCTACGCCGCGGCGGCGGCCTGGCGGACCGTGGCGGAGCGGGACCGGCTACGGGCCGCTCTCGCCCGGCACCAGGTGACGGTGGTCGACGCCCCGGCCCCGGCGCTGGCCCCGGCCCTGGCCGACACCTACCTCCGGCTCAAGGCGCAGGGCCGCCTCTGA
- a CDS encoding AAA family ATPase gives MEPPAADPADPRAALHRLRAEVAKAVVGQDAVVTGLVIALLCRGHVLLEGVPGVAKTLLVRTVAAALDLDAKRVQFTPDLMPGDVTGSMIFDPRTAAFTFREGPVFTNLLLADEINRTPPKTQSALLEVMEERQVSVEGERRALPDPFIVAATQNPVEYEGTYPLPEAQLDRFLLKLTVPTPSREEELGVLRAHHAGFDPRDLAAAGVRPVATAADLASARAAVARVHLAEPLFGYIVDLCRATRVTPALELGASPRGATAILNTAKAWAWLAGREHVVPDDVKAVARPTLRHRLRLRPEVELEGVAVDAVLDTVLATVPTPR, from the coding sequence GTGGAGCCGCCCGCCGCCGACCCGGCCGACCCCCGCGCCGCCCTGCACCGGCTGCGCGCCGAGGTGGCCAAGGCGGTCGTCGGCCAGGACGCCGTGGTCACCGGGTTGGTGATCGCCCTGCTCTGCCGGGGGCACGTGCTGCTGGAGGGGGTGCCCGGCGTGGCCAAGACGTTGCTGGTGCGTACGGTGGCCGCCGCCCTGGACCTGGACGCCAAGCGGGTGCAGTTCACCCCCGACCTGATGCCCGGCGACGTCACCGGCTCGATGATCTTCGACCCGCGTACGGCCGCCTTCACCTTCCGCGAGGGGCCGGTGTTCACCAACCTGCTGCTGGCCGACGAGATCAACCGCACGCCGCCGAAGACGCAGTCCGCGCTGCTGGAGGTGATGGAGGAGCGGCAGGTGTCGGTGGAGGGGGAACGCCGCGCGCTGCCCGACCCGTTCATCGTGGCCGCCACCCAGAACCCCGTCGAGTACGAGGGCACCTACCCCCTGCCCGAGGCCCAGCTGGACCGCTTCCTCCTGAAGCTCACCGTGCCCACTCCCAGCCGCGAGGAGGAACTGGGTGTGCTGCGGGCGCACCACGCCGGGTTCGACCCCCGCGACCTGGCCGCCGCCGGCGTACGCCCGGTGGCCACCGCCGCCGACCTGGCCTCGGCCCGGGCCGCGGTGGCACGGGTGCACCTGGCCGAGCCGCTGTTCGGCTACATCGTGGACCTGTGCCGGGCCACCCGGGTCACGCCCGCGTTGGAGTTGGGAGCGTCCCCGCGCGGCGCCACGGCCATCCTGAACACCGCGAAGGCGTGGGCCTGGCTGGCCGGCCGCGAGCACGTCGTACCCGACGACGTGAAGGCGGTGGCGCGACCGACGCTGCGGCACCGGCTACGGCTGCGCCCGGAGGTCGAACTGGAGGGCGTCGCCGTCGACGCCGTGCTGGACACGGTGCTGGCCACCGTGCCCACACCGCGATGA
- a CDS encoding DUF4350 domain-containing protein, with protein MSGAPATTNRPDPAAPARRRRRRHRILLPVGLAVLLVATTLVTHEVDQPDQDAPGFLSPTATGADGGSRLADALRELGVEVRRETDTGAALRATRSGPATLLVPAPDLLHPASLDRLGMLPTGRRVVLVDPSRRVLEGAGLRVAPGPRRWAARAVEPSAYGRPCLLPEVARVRAAAVDRQRWTTKPPSGGDTDFCFAGGVALLPGVVDTLVVGASDPFRNDRIDEWDNRAFATGLLGTTGRVVWLDLDGPEPPPPTPTLSAPVRTPEAYPSGFGESGEDRPDDAYPGRPGGPDGDGGPGDGGDDDGRGRADAPDDAPNPLWSVFPAWFWALLAQLLLAAVLAALWRARRLGPPAPDALPVTVRNAETVLGRARLYQRAGARDAAASTLRDAARARLLPRLGLPADTPPAGVAAAVAARTGENPHATHDLLYGDPPETDRDLVELAERLDRTTRTVAPGTVPLPHRPEGDPR; from the coding sequence ATGAGCGGCGCGCCGGCCACCACGAACCGCCCCGATCCCGCCGCGCCCGCCCGGCGACGCCGCCGCCGGCACCGGATCCTGCTGCCGGTGGGGCTGGCCGTCCTGCTGGTCGCCACCACCCTGGTCACGCACGAGGTCGACCAGCCCGACCAGGACGCCCCCGGGTTCCTCTCCCCCACGGCCACCGGGGCCGACGGCGGCAGCCGACTCGCCGACGCGCTGCGGGAACTCGGCGTCGAGGTGCGGCGGGAGACCGACACCGGGGCGGCGCTGCGGGCGACCCGTTCCGGCCCGGCGACCCTGCTCGTACCCGCGCCCGACCTGCTGCACCCCGCCTCCCTCGACAGGTTGGGCATGCTGCCCACCGGCCGACGGGTGGTGCTGGTCGACCCGTCCCGCCGGGTTCTGGAGGGCGCCGGCCTGCGGGTGGCGCCGGGGCCCCGCCGCTGGGCCGCACGGGCGGTGGAACCGTCCGCGTACGGGCGGCCCTGCCTGCTGCCCGAGGTCGCGCGGGTCCGCGCCGCCGCCGTCGACCGGCAACGGTGGACGACGAAGCCCCCGTCGGGCGGTGACACCGACTTCTGCTTCGCCGGCGGGGTGGCCCTGCTGCCCGGCGTCGTCGACACGCTGGTGGTGGGCGCGAGCGACCCGTTCCGCAACGACCGGATCGACGAGTGGGACAACCGCGCCTTCGCCACCGGCCTGCTCGGCACCACCGGTCGCGTCGTGTGGCTCGACCTGGACGGCCCGGAGCCACCGCCGCCGACGCCGACGCTCAGCGCGCCGGTGCGCACACCCGAGGCGTACCCCTCCGGGTTCGGGGAGTCGGGCGAGGACCGGCCCGACGACGCGTACCCTGGGCGACCCGGCGGCCCCGACGGTGACGGCGGGCCCGGTGACGGCGGCGACGACGACGGGCGGGGCCGGGCGGACGCGCCGGACGACGCACCGAACCCGCTGTGGAGCGTCTTCCCGGCCTGGTTCTGGGCGCTGCTGGCGCAACTCCTCCTGGCGGCCGTGCTGGCCGCCCTGTGGCGGGCCCGCCGGCTCGGTCCGCCCGCCCCGGACGCGCTACCGGTGACCGTCCGCAACGCCGAGACGGTGCTCGGCCGGGCCCGCCTCTACCAGCGGGCCGGTGCCCGCGACGCCGCCGCGTCGACCCTGCGGGACGCCGCCCGGGCCCGGCTGCTGCCCCGGCTGGGCCTGCCCGCCGACACCCCGCCCGCCGGGGTGGCCGCCGCCGTCGCCGCCCGCACCGGCGAGAATCCCCACGCCACCCACGACCTGCTGTACGGCGACCCGCCCGAGACCGACCGCGACCTGGTGGAGCTGGCCGAGCGGCTGGACCGCACCACCCGTACGGTGGCGCCGGGCACCGTCCCCCTGCCGCACCGACCCGAAGGAGACCCCCGGTGA
- a CDS encoding DUF4129 domain-containing protein: MSFSRWWTETTAALGDRLPLPLAALLLVLATALVATAWYTWPAWVPRRLPRLRRPALLRRPRRTPRPAKAGPAVPLPRAAEPDPPPAVHLSLADRLAAEGRYAESVRERLRGMVGELAARRVVRVRPGMTVTELVAATAVARPAAGPPLAAAGAVFSDLWYAQHVATADHDRRMREHAADLRRILDEPARPGEGAR, from the coding sequence ATGAGCTTCAGCCGGTGGTGGACCGAGACCACCGCTGCCCTCGGCGACCGGCTCCCGCTGCCGCTCGCGGCGCTGCTGCTCGTCCTGGCGACCGCGCTGGTCGCCACCGCCTGGTACACCTGGCCGGCCTGGGTGCCCCGCCGGCTGCCCCGGCTGCGCCGGCCGGCCCTCCTCCGCCGGCCCCGGCGCACCCCCCGGCCCGCGAAGGCCGGCCCGGCCGTGCCCCTGCCCCGGGCGGCGGAACCCGACCCGCCCCCGGCCGTGCACCTCTCCCTGGCCGACCGGCTCGCCGCCGAGGGCCGCTACGCCGAGTCGGTGCGGGAGCGCCTGCGCGGCATGGTGGGCGAGCTGGCCGCCCGCCGGGTCGTCCGGGTCCGGCCCGGGATGACGGTGACCGAACTGGTCGCCGCGACGGCTGTCGCCCGCCCGGCGGCCGGCCCGCCGCTGGCCGCCGCCGGGGCGGTCTTCTCCGACCTCTGGTACGCCCAGCACGTGGCGACGGCCGACCACGACCGGCGGATGCGGGAACACGCCGCCGACCTGCGCCGGATCCTCGACGAGCCGGCGCGGCCGGGAGAGGGGGCCCGATGA